A single Anopheles funestus chromosome 2RL, idAnoFuneDA-416_04, whole genome shotgun sequence DNA region contains:
- the LOC125765701 gene encoding chitinase-like protein Idgf4 encodes MWSVRLGVLALVLGLCGVSVRAQNATTGPKVLCYYNGNSSLKEGLGKVTVSDIELALPFCTHLIYGYAGVNVETYRLRSLNEDLDLDSGKSHYRAVTTLKRRYPGLKVLLSVGNYFDVAEEKPFEKYLTLLESSGARTAFVNSAYSILKTYEFDGLDLAWQFPQTKPKRIRGWTGNLWHGFKKLFTGDSILDPKADEHREEFTALVRDLKNAFVHDKFQLGYTQLPHVNQTMFLDIPLLKESVDYVNIAAYDQQTPERNPKEGDYTAPIYEPSDRVVGNNVDDKVKAWHSKGTPLDKIIVGIATYARGWKLGVLSGVTGVPPIPADGPSPPGPYTNIPGFYSFGEVCAKLPNPGNANLKGSEYPLRKINDPTKRFGPYAFRISDENDEHGIWLSYDDPESAGNKAAYVKAKGLGGISINDLSLDDFRGTCSGDKFPILRAAKYRL; translated from the exons ATGTGGTCGGTGAGGTTAGGCGTCCTGGCGTTGGTGCTGGGACTGTGTGGAGTGTCGGTACGGGCACAAAATGCCACGACGGGCCCGAAGGTGCTTTGTTACTACAATGGTAACAGCTCGTTGAAGGAAG GTCTCGGTAAAGTGACCGTGTCCGATATTGAGCTAGCGTTGCCGTTCTGTACGCATCTTATCTATGGCTACGCAGGAGTGAACGTTGAAACATACCGATTGCGCTCGCTAAATGAAGATCTCGATCTGGACTCGGGCAAGAGTCATTATCGGGCCGTGACGACCTTGAAAAGGCGTTACCCAGGGCTTAAAGTGCTCTTGAGCGTTGGCAACTATTTTGACGTGGCTGAAGAAAAACCATTCGAGAAGTATCTAACATTGCTGGAATCGAGCGGAGCGCGCACTGCGTTCGTAAACAGTGCATACTCGATCCTGAAGACGTATGAGTTCGATGGGCTTGATCTGGCCTGGCAGTTCCCGCAGACGAAACCGAAACGCATTCGCGGATGGACCGGTAACCTGTGGCATGGATTCAAGAAGCTATTCACGGGCGATAGCATTCTCGACCCAAAGGCGGATGAACATCGGGAGGAGTTTACGGCACTGGTTCGTGACCTGAAGAACGCGTTCGTGCACGATAAGTTCCAGCTCGGTTACACGCAGCTTCCGCACGTAAATCAAACGATGTTCCTGGACATTCCACTGCTTAAGGAAAGCGTTGACTACGTCAATATCGCTGCTTACGACCAGCAAACACCGGAACGTAACCCGAAAGAGGGAGACTATACGGCACCGATCTACGAACCGAGCGACCGCGTCGTGGGTAACAATGTGGACGATAAGGTTAAGGCTTGGCATTCGAAGGGCACACCGTTGGACAAGATTATCGTCGGTATTGCAACGTACGCCCGTGGATGGAAGCTTGGAGTTCTGTCGGGCGTTACCGGCGTTCCACCGATTCCGGCCGATGGTCCATCACCACCCGGTCCGTACACCAACATTCCCGGCTTCTACAGCTTCGGTGAGGTGTGTGCGAAGCTACCGAACCCGGGCAACGCAAATCTGAAGGGTTCCGAATATCCATTGCGAAAAATTAACGATCCAACCAAGCGATTCGGTCCATACGCGTTCCGTATTTCGGATGAGAACGATGAGCACGGTATATGGCTGTCGTACGACGATCCGGAAAGTGCCGGCAACAAGGCGGCGTACGTGAAGGCAAAGGGATTGGGCGGTATTTCGATCAATGATCTGTCGTTGGATGATTTCCGTGGCACGTGCTCGGGCGATAAGTTCCCGATTCTACGTGCGGCCAAGTACCGGCTGTGA